One genomic window of Pseudomonas sp. LFM046 includes the following:
- a CDS encoding type II toxin-antitoxin system YafO family toxin, translated as MAKSVRIDQSPQFHDYLQQAPAEIAGVLAGLVSAFTEYAAGGYRSHHDFGRDAPLHRPPSVYQAGLRHIHCITLDVQERPALMKRWLRSTSFHRKTDRMLVYARDDQGNSYLLAYFHGNAHALIENRQLMLGLAEEAERWLKRTGAFPDC; from the coding sequence ATGGCGAAAAGCGTTCGGATTGATCAATCACCTCAGTTTCACGACTACCTACAGCAGGCTCCAGCTGAAATAGCAGGTGTACTCGCTGGCTTGGTATCGGCCTTTACCGAGTACGCTGCAGGCGGCTATCGCTCTCATCATGACTTCGGTCGTGACGCACCGCTGCACCGGCCTCCCAGCGTGTACCAGGCAGGTTTACGGCATATCCACTGCATTACCCTGGATGTGCAAGAGCGGCCTGCTCTGATGAAACGCTGGCTTCGCAGCACATCGTTTCATCGCAAGACAGATCGCATGCTTGTTTACGCCAGGGACGACCAAGGCAACAGCTACCTGCTCGCCTACTTCCACGGCAACGCTCACGCGCTCATCGAGAACCGTCAGTTGATGCTGGGGTTGGCGGAGGAGGCTGAACGCTGGCTCAAGAGGACAGGGGCTTTCCCGGACTGCTGA
- a CDS encoding transcriptional regulator, producing MDMIRDCKQTVVERAQRDPEFAKALLDESSALFLNGEPGAARLSLRDLVNATVGFEGLAALTAKPSKSLHRMLSPSGNPSMDNLAAIFDAIRRNLGVAIEVQAVAAA from the coding sequence ATGGACATGATCCGAGACTGCAAACAGACCGTAGTAGAACGTGCCCAGCGCGATCCAGAGTTCGCCAAGGCCCTGCTCGACGAATCTTCCGCGCTGTTCCTCAATGGCGAACCAGGTGCAGCACGTCTGAGTCTGCGCGACCTGGTCAACGCAACAGTCGGCTTCGAAGGTCTCGCGGCATTGACCGCAAAGCCAAGCAAAAGCCTCCATCGCATGCTGTCCCCCAGCGGGAACCCCAGTATGGACAACCTTGCGGCCATCTTCGATGCGATCCGACGCAACCTGGGTGTGGCCATCGAGGTACAAGCTGTTGCTGCAGCTTGA